A genomic region of Capra hircus breed San Clemente chromosome 21, ASM170441v1, whole genome shotgun sequence contains the following coding sequences:
- the MESDC1 gene encoding mesoderm development candidate 1, which translates to MASGSAGKPSIEAASPAPASAVGGASSQPRKRLVSVCDHCKGKMQLVADLLLLSSEARPVLFEGPASSCAGAESFEQCRDTIIARTKGLSILTHDVQSQLNMGRFGEAGDSLVELGDLVVSLTECSAHAAYLAAVATPGAQPAQPGLVDRYRVTRCRHEVEQGCAVLRATPLADMTPQLLLEVSQGLSRNLKFLTDACALASDKSRDRFSREQFKLGVKCMSTSASALLACVREVKAAPSELARSRCALFSGPLVQAVGALVGFATEPQFLGRAAAVSAEGKAVQTAILGGAMSVVSACVLLTQCLRDLAQHPDGGAKMSDHRERLRNSACAVSEGCTLLSQALRERSSPRTLPPVNSNSVN; encoded by the coding sequence ATGGCTAGCGGCAGcgctgggaagcccagtatcgaGGCGGCTTCTCCGGCTCCAGCGAGCGCCGTCGGCGGGGCCTCGTCGCAGCCGCGGAAGAGGCTGGTGTCCGTCTGTGACCACTGCAAAGGCAAGATGCAGCTGGTGGCcgacctgctgctgctgtcgaGTGAGGCACGGCCCGTGCTCTTCGAGGGCCCCGCCTCCTCTTGCGCCGGCGCCGAGTCCTTTGAGCAGTGCCGGGACACCATCATCGCGCGCACCAAGGGGCTCTCCATCCTCACCCACGACGTGCAGAGCCAGCTCAACATGGGCCGCTTCGGGGAAGCAGGGGACAGCCTGGTGGAGCTGGGAGACCTGGTGGTTTCCCTGACCGAGTGCTCCGCCCACGCGGCCTATCTGGCGGCCGTGGCCACGCCAGGCGCGCAGCCTGCGCAGCCGGGCCTGGTGGACCGCTACCGCGTGACGCGCTGCCGCCACGAGGTGGAGCAGGGCTGCGCCGTGCTGCGCGCCACCCCGCTGGCCGACATGACCCCGCAGCTGCTGCTCGAGGTGTCGCAGGGCCTGTCTCGCAACCTCAAGTTCCTGACGGACGCGTGCGCCCTGGCTAGCGACAAGTCCCGGGACCGCTTCTCGCGTGAGCAGTTCAAGCTGGGCGTCAAGTGCATGAGCACCAGCGCGTCGGCGCTGCTGGCCTGCGTGCGCGAGGTGAAGGCGGCGCCCAGCGAGCTGGCGCGGAGCCGCTGCGCACTCTTCAGCGGGCCATTGGTGCAGGCAGTTGGCGCCCTGGTGGGCTTCGCCACCGAGCCGCAGTTCCTGGGTCGCGCGGCGGCCGTGAGCGCCGAGGGCAAGGCGGTGCAGACCGCCATCCTGGGAGGCGCCATGAGCGTGGTGTCGGCCTGCGTGCTCCTGACCCAGTGCCTCAGGGATCTGGCGCAGCACCCCGACGGGGGCGCCAAGATGTCGGACCACAGGGAGAGGCTGAGGAACTCGGCCTGCGCCGTGTCTGAAGGCTGCACCCTGCTATCTCAGGCTTTAAGGGAGAGGTCTTCGCCCAGGACTTTACCGCCAGTGAATTCCAATTCTGTGAATtag